A segment of the candidate division KSB1 bacterium genome:
GGCAGGAAAATGCTTCGAGGTGGGATTGGACCAGGCTGGTTTTCTGGAGCCTCTTTACTCATCCGTTGCTCGATTGTTTCACCACCTGGGGCACTCAGCTATTTTGGCCATTTGAATACCGGGTGGCCTTCAAAAGCATTTTTGTCATTGATCCGCTTTACACTCTGCCGCTCATTGTCTGTGTCATTTGGCTTTTGTTTAAAGGGCGGGGAAGCCAAATCCGCAGGAAAATAAATATCATCGGCCTCACTTTGAGCAGCGGTTACCTGCTTCTGACTCTTGTCAACAAGCAAATCATGAATCAAAACTTTGAAAATATTTTGCAAAATCAGAATATAGAATATTTTCGTTTTACCACTCAACCGACTCCCGCAAACAATGTCTTGTGGTCTGGTACCGCTGAAACAAAGGATGGGTTTTACATCGGCTATCATTCTTTTCTGGACAATCAAGAGGACACACCATTTCTCTATTTTAAAAAAAATCATCAGTTATTAGGGGAGATGGCAGAAAATGAAAAAGTAGAAAAATTGATAGCGTTAACGAACGGCTATTTTATTGTAGACTCCTCTGAGAATGGCGTCACGATTAGCGATCTGAGATTCGGGCTGATCAATGGGTGGGCAACCGAATCGAGTGAGTTCGTTTTCGCCTATAACCTTCAGGTTCCCAAAAGCAACACCAACCAACAGCTTATCATTCGCCAAAAACGTGCTTCGATAAATGTGTCAAGCGCAATGCTGAGGCAGTTCTGGATGAGAATTAAGGGAACTTAGAAAGGAGCCTATTTATTTGGGAAGTACAACGTCCGGCTGGGCTCCCGGCCGTATCCAACAACTTCCAAGCGATCCGGATAAACCTCAATAATGGCGTAGGCGTTTTTATCAACTGTGTCAACCATACCCTGCAGCGTCAAATAGTGAATGCCATTTTTTTTCTGGTAATTACCGGGATGGTAGTGTCCGTTTATGTAAGCCACAACGCAGTCATGGGATTCGATAAGATTCATGACTTCCGTGTCATTCCAAAGGGTATTGGTGTTCCTTGGAAAAACCGGGTGATGGCAAAACAAAATCACTTTTTCGCCGGCAGTACAAGCTTGATTGAGCGTATTCCTTAGCCAGCTCATTTGCTGGTCACCCAGCGCTCCATTAAATTTTTGTGCATTCGGCAAACCTCGATCTTGCAGTTCCTCGAACCTCGCTTTGGCACTTCGGTAGGCCTCACTATTTTTGGGTACCCGGTAGGTACTGATATCATTCCCGTCCAGCATAACAAACCGCCACCCTTTAACGCTCATGTCGTAATACGGATTTTCAAGGCCTATTTTATCCAAAACGGCACTCTTTTTTTCCTGACTTACTGAGAATTCGTGATTTCCCAGAACATGGTACTTTGGCATCACAAGTTGCTCATAAATCGGCAGCACTCGATCGAAGCTGGCGAAATCTTTCTCGATAATATCGCCAAGCTGAATGACGAAAGCCAAATCCTTTGAATTGAATTCCCGAACACATTCTTCGAATTTGGCAAGCGTTGTCCGGTAGTAAATGTCATTTCGAGGATCGCAGTCGCAGTACTGTACATCTGTAAGAACGCCAAAAGTAAACTCCGGATTAATGGAATTTTTGTAACTGCCGGGAAGGCAGCTAAAAAGTAACAGAGGAAGGATGAAGAGGAATAATTGGGTTTGAGTGACTGAGTGATGCCTAATCATAAAATTCGAACCGGCTTAGGGAAATCCATTGTTTTGGTCCAAATTAGAGTTTCGGTTGAGGTTAATTCCAAATTCATAGTTATAGGGTCTTACAGAGTGAAATGGTTTAGTTTCGCCCGGGTTAGTATGCTTTTACCATAGTGCATCATTCACGCTGCTCGCTGCGCCGTCCCTCTCGATAGTGACGATATAGAGTCGATCGAACTCGCCCTCGTTGATCACCGAGTTGGGCTTTCCTCCGAGCAACTCGACCAGCCGCGGGGTAGTATTGCTGTGGCCCACCCCCAGATGTCGGCCCCCCGTTCTACGCAGTTTTTCGACCAGAGTGGGTAGACCCTGTCGAGCATCGTAAAGCTCGACTTCAAGTCCATACTTGTTAGCGGTGGGTGCCGCCGTATCCCTTGTCTAGGTGAAGTCGGAACTATGGACGTATTCAATCTCCGCGCTACGAAGGTTTCTGGCGAGTGCCGCGGCCCGTTCGTGGCCGGCAGCGGACAGTTCCGGATTATCGCTGAGGTCGGCTTTCTCGCCATGCCGCACAAGGAATACCATCAGAGGCTTGTGTTTCGACTCAGAAGGGACCGTATCTGGCTTCGATGAACAGCCGAATCAGCATGA
Coding sequences within it:
- a CDS encoding histidine phosphatase family protein, with the translated sequence MVFLVRHGEKADLSDNPELSAAGHERAAALARNLRSAEIEYVHSSDFT
- a CDS encoding metal-dependent hydrolase, with amino-acid sequence MDSITQIALGAAVGEAVLGKKVGNKAVLWGAVAGTIPDLDVIPGFFMDTVARLDFHRGFSHSILFFLILAPILGTLVAKIHRQENASRWDWTRLVFWSLFTHPLLDCFTTWGTQLFWPFEYRVAFKSIFVIDPLYTLPLIVCVIWLLFKGRGSQIRRKINIIGLTLSSGYLLLTLVNKQIMNQNFENILQNQNIEYFRFTTQPTPANNVLWSGTAETKDGFYIGYHSFLDNQEDTPFLYFKKNHQLLGEMAENEKVEKLIALTNGYFIVDSSENGVTISDLRFGLINGWATESSEFVFAYNLQVPKSNTNQQLIIRQKRASINVSSAMLRQFWMRIKGT
- a CDS encoding metallophosphoesterase; the encoded protein is MIRHHSVTQTQLFLFILPLLLFSCLPGSYKNSINPEFTFGVLTDVQYCDCDPRNDIYYRTTLAKFEECVREFNSKDLAFVIQLGDIIEKDFASFDRVLPIYEQLVMPKYHVLGNHEFSVSQEKKSAVLDKIGLENPYYDMSVKGWRFVMLDGNDISTYRVPKNSEAYRSAKARFEELQDRGLPNAQKFNGALGDQQMSWLRNTLNQACTAGEKVILFCHHPVFPRNTNTLWNDTEVMNLIESHDCVVAYINGHYHPGNYQKKNGIHYLTLQGMVDTVDKNAYAIIEVYPDRLEVVGYGREPSRTLYFPNK